One window from the genome of Choloepus didactylus isolate mChoDid1 chromosome 2, mChoDid1.pri, whole genome shotgun sequence encodes:
- the TRIM63 gene encoding E3 ubiquitin-protein ligase TRIM63 gives MDYKSSLIQDGNPMENLEKQLICPICLEMFTKPVVILPCQHNLCRKCASDIFQAANPYWTSRGSSVSMSGGRFRCPSCRHEVIMDRHGVYGLQRNLLVENIIDIYKQECSSRPLQKGSHPMCKEHEDEKINIYCLTCEVPTCSMCKVFGAHKACEVAPLQSVFQGQKTELSNCISMLVAGNDRVQTIITQLEDSCRVTKENSHQVKEKLSQKFDILYTILDEKKSELLQRITQEQEEKLSFIEALKQQYQEQLDKSTRLVETAIQSLDEPGGATFLLSAKPLIKSIVEASKGCQLGKTEQGFENMDYFTLDLEHIADTLRAIDFGTEEEEEDFIEEEGEDQEEDESMEGKEDGQ, from the exons ATGGATTATAAGTCAAGCCTGATCCAGGATGGGAACCCGATGGAGAACTTGGAGAAGCAGCTGATCTGTCCCATCTGCCTGGAGATGTTTACCAAGCCAGTTGTCATCTTGCCGTGTCAGCACAACCTGTGCCGGAAATGTGCCAGTGACATCTTCCAG GCTGCAAATCCCTACTGGACCAGCCGGGGCAGCTCGGTGTCCATGTCTGGTGGCCGTTTCCGCTGCCCGTCCTGCCGCCACGAGGTGATCATGGATCGCCACGGCGTCTACGGCCTGCAGAGGAACCTGCTGGTGGAGAACATCATCGACATCTACAAGCAGGAGTGTTCCAG CCGGCCCCTGCAGAAGGGCAGCCACCCCATGTGCAAGGAGCACGAAGACGAGAAAATCAACATCTACTGCCTCACGTGCGAGGTGCCCACGTGCTCCATGTGCAAGGTGTTTGGAGCCCACAAGGCCTGCGAGGTGGCCCCGCTGCAAAGCGTCTTCCAGGGACAAAAG ACTGAACTGAGTAACTGTATCTCCATGCTGGTGGCGGGGAACGACCGCGTGCAGACCATCATCACTCAGCTGGAGGACTCCTGTCGAGTGACCAAG GAGAACAGTCACCAGGTGAAGGAAAAGCTGAGCCAGAAGTTTGACATACTATACACCATCCTGGATGAGAAGAAAAGTGAGTTGTTGCAGCGGATCACACAGGAGCAGGAGGAGAAGCTCAGCTTCATCGAGGCCCTCAAACAGCAGTACCAGGAGCAGCTCGACAAGTCCACCAGGCTGGTGGAGACAGCCATCCAGTCCCTGGACGAGCCTGGTGGGGCCACCTTCCTCCTG AGTGCCAAGCCACTGATCAAAAG cATTGTGGAAGCGTCCAAGGGTTGTCAGCTGGGGAAGACAGAGCAGGGCTTTGAGAACATGGACTACTTTACTTTGGACTTGGAGCACATAGCGGACACCCTGAGGGCCATCGACTTTGGGACAG aagaggaagaggaagacttcattgaagaagagggagaagatcAGGAAGAGGACGAGTCCATGGAGGGGAAGGAAGACG gACAGTAG
- the LOC119527745 gene encoding atherin-like — MADEEVRPMPLKLSPLPMLSPYRAPCLASNRCSFSVASMRPRAPAAPPSAPSKLRAGWSAALALLRGKESPRRPADPSLAPAAPARAPRGCSLRRAPTRVPAAPGPPLHSCCSGSARPALPPLGPAGCARRSPRAPPALSRPGHLV, encoded by the coding sequence ATGGCAGACGAGGAGGTTCGTCCGATGCCGCTCAAACTGTCGCCCCTTCCCATGCTCTCGCCTTACCGGGCTCCGTGCCTGGCGTCCAACAGATGTTCTTTCTCCGTGGCCTCCATGCGGCCCCGCGCGCCGGCCGCCCCGCCGAGTGCGCCTTCGAAGTTGCGCGCCGGCTGGTCCGCGGCGCTCGCGCTCCTGCGCGGGAAGGAGTCCCCGCGCCGGCCGGCTGACCCCTCTCTTGCTCCCGCCGCCCCTGCCCGTGCGCCCCGCGGCTGCTCGCTCCGCCGCGCGCCTACTCGGGTCCCTGCCGCTCCGGGGCCGCCGCTGCACAGCTGCTGCTCCGGCTCCGCGCGCCCAGCGCTCCCACCTCTCGGTCCCGCCGGATGCGCCCGGCGCTCGCCCCGCGCCCCGCCGGCTTTATCCCGCCCGGGCCACCTCGTGTGA
- the SLC30A2 gene encoding zinc transporter 2 has translation MEATEKEHLLDARHGARSYMGSLWQDGAGWIPLPQPVLDLPAIELAAHSNHYCHAQRAPDTLQDPKKERARRQLYLASAICLVFMIGEVIGGYLAHSLAVMTDAAHLLTDFASMLISLFSLWMSSRPATKTMNFGWQRAEILGALLSVLSIWVVTGVLVYLAAERLVSGEYEIKGGTMLITSGCAVAVNIIMGLTLHQSGHHGHSHDGHSHDTSQQQENPSVRAAFIHVIGDFLQSLGVLVAAYILYFKPEYKYIDPICTFLFSILVLGTTLTILRDVILVLMEGTPKGVDFTAVRDLLLSVEGVEALHSLHIWALTVTQPVLSVHIAIAQNADAQAVLKAASARLQGKFHFHTMTIQIEDYSEDMKDCQECQGPSD, from the exons ATGGAGGCCACGGAGAAAGAACATCTGTTGGACGCCAGGCACGGAGCCCG GTCATACATGGGATCTCTGTGGCAGGATGGAGCTGGCTGGATACCTCTGCCGCAGCCTGTCCTGGACTTGCCAGCCATTGAGCTGGCTGCCCACAGCAATCATTATTGCCATGCCCAGAGGGCTCCTGATACTCTCCAAGACCCCAAGAAGGAGCGGGCCCGGCGCCAGCTCTATTTGGCCTCTGCCATCTGCCTGGTGTTCATGATTGGGGAAGTCATTG GTGGATACCTGGCACATAGCTTGGCGGTCATGACCGATGCAGCCCACCTGCTCACTGACTTTGCCAGCATGCTCATCagcctcttctccctctggatgTCCTCCCGGCCGGCCACCAAGACCATGAACTTCGGCTGGCAGCGAGCTG AGATCCTGGGAGCCCTACTCTCTGTGCTGTCCATCTGGGTCGTGACTGGGGTGTTGGTGTACCTGGCAGCGGAGCGGCTGGTCTCTGGGGAATATGAGATCAAGGGGGGCACCATGCTGATCACGTCCGGCTGCGCAGTGGCCGTGAACATCAT AATGGGGTTGACGCTTCATCAGTCTGGCCACCACGGGCACAGCCACGACGGGCACAGCCATGACACCAGCCAGCAGCAGGAGAACCCCAGTGTCAGAGCTGCCTTTATCCATGTGATTGGGGACTTTCTGCAGAGCTTGGGTGTCCTGGTGGCAgcctatattttatatttcaag CCAGAGTACAAGTATATAGACCCCATCTGCActttcctcttctccatcctgGTCCTGGGGACGACCTTGACCATCCTGAGAGACGTGATCCTGGTGCTAATGGAAG GAACCCCCAAGGGTGTGGACTTCACAGCTGTGCGGGATCTGCTTCTGTCGGTGGAGGGGGTGGAGGCCTTGCATAGCCTGCACATCTGGGCGCTGACCGTGACCCAGCCAGTGCTGTCTGTCCACATTGCCATCG CTCAGAACGCAGACGCCCAGGCTGTGCTGAAGGCGGCCAGTGCTCGGCTGCAGGGGAAGTTCCACTTCCACACCATGACCATCCAAATAGAGGACTATTCTGAAGACATGAAGGACTGTCAGGAGTGCCAAGGCCCCTCAGACTGA